From the genome of Candidatus Acetothermia bacterium:
GTCTTGAAAACCGGTGAGCCCTCGGGCTCCGTGGGTTCGAATCCCACTCCCTCCGCCAGGTTTCACCCCAAGAAGCCTTACGGCTTCTTGGGGACCCAGTCAAGTTCTAGCGATATTCCACGACTTCGGTGAGGGGGCGGCGCTCCCGCGGTGGGGAGGGCTCCTTGAACCGGCCGAGGGGGATCAGCGCAACCGGCCGCAGCCCTGAGGGAAGCCCGAGGAGCTCGCTGGCCTTCGCCTCGTCGAACGCCCCCACCCAGCACGAGCCCAGCCCCAGCGACGTCGCGGCCAGGAGCATGTTCTGAATCGCCGCCGCCGTGTCCTGGAGGCAGTACAGGGTCACCCCCCGCTCCCCGTACGCCCGCTGCGCCCGCAGGAGATCAGCGCACACGACGATCACCAGCGGGGCCTCGGCCAGGAACCGCTGCCCGTGCGCGGCCCCGACCAGCCCCTCCCGGAGCGCCCGGTCCCGGACCACGATGAACCGCCACGGCTGGGCGTTGCCCGCGCTCGGCGCCCAGATCGCCGCGGTGAGGACCGTCCGCACGTCGTCCTCGGTCACCGGGTCCCCGGTGTACTTCCGCACCGACCGGCGCCTCTTGATGGCCTCCGTCACGTCCATAGCGCCCTCCTTTCGCCTGTATGGCTCCCGCAGATGTTACCCGTGGTGAGGCGGGCATCGACGGCGGCACGGGTTCCGCGGTGCTCGCGGCGGACGCCCTCACGGTACCATAGGGTTCCTGATGGCGATCCGAGCGGCGCTCATCGACATGGACGGCACGATCTGGGTGTCCCCGGTACGGATGGCCGAGGTCCGTCGTGAGTTGGGCCTACCCGAGGACGGGCGGCCCCTGTTGGTCCAACTCGCCGAGCTTCCCCCGGAGGAGCAGGCGCGGGGCATCCAGGTCCTGCGCCGCCACGAGGCACGGGCGGTGGCGCTGGGGGCCCTCCGCCCCGGGACAGGGGAACTCCTGGCCTTCCTGCGTGGGCGGGGCGTGAAGTGCGTGCTCGTTACGAACAACTCACGCGAGAGCGCTACGGCCGTGCTGGCCCGGTCGGGCCTCCCGTTCAACCTCGTGTTCACCCGGGACAATGGCCCGATGAAGCCGGCCCCGGCCGCGTTTCTGCAGCCGCTTGAGGAGCTTGGGGTCCTGCCGGCGGAGGCGGTGGTCATCGGCGATTCCCACTTCGACCTCATCGCCGCCCACGAGGCCGGGATCGCCCAGGTGATCCTCGTCCGGCCGGAGGAGTGGATGCGCCCGTTCTTCCCGCCCGAGGCCAGTTACCACGAGGTCCAGGATCTCGCCGAGGCCCGAGACCTCCTGGCCCGCTGGGTCCCTTGAACCAGCAAGCGGTTCAGCTCACCTACGCCATAGGCACATGGGGGCGGTCCACACCGAGCGGACGACAGCCCCGTACCCCCGCCCCAGCTCCACGTCCGCATCGTCCACGAGGTGGAAGTCGAACAGATGCTCCGGGTGTTCGCACCCGGCCAGCGTCCGATAGCCGCTCGCCAACAGGTGGTCCAGCCGCCGGAGCAGGCTCTCCACGGTGTCCGTCTTGCGTTGAACCCACACGATGATGTCCACGTCTGAAGCCGGTCGGGCTCGGTTCTCCAGGGTGCTCCCGTAGATGTACACCGCGCGAAACGTCGGGCCCAGGAGCAAGCTCGGGGGTGCTTGGGATCACGGGAAGATCCCGCGCAGGCGGATCGCCTGCACCACCCGCTCCAGCCCCAGCATGAACGCTGCCGTCCGCAGGGAGACCCCGCGCTCCCGGGCGTAATCCCACACCGCCTGGAACGCGCGGCGCATGATGCGGCTCAGGCGGTCGTTGGTTTCTCCCTCCTCCCAGTAGAAGCTCTGCAGGTTCTGGACCCACTCGAAGTACGACACCACCACCCCGCCGGCATTGGCCAGGATGTCCGGCACCACCACCCGGCCCTGCTCCTCCAGGATCACGTCCGCCTCCGGGGTGGTTGGCCCGTTGGCGCCTTCCACGATGACCTTGGCCCGGATCCGGGCGGCGTTGTCCTCGGTGATCTGGCCCTCAAGCGCTGCTGGGATCAGGACGTCCACGTCCAGGGTGAGCACCTCGGGGCCGGGGATCTCCTCCACTCCGGGGGCGGTGTACCCGGCGATGAGGTGCTTGGGGGAGTGGGCCACGTAGTCCACGAGCTCGGGGATGTTCAGGCCGTTCGGGCTGTGGAGGGCCCCGGAGACGTCGGACACCCCCACCACCTTAGCCCCGCTCTCGTGCAGGAGCAGCGCTGCCACCGAGCCCACGTTGCCGAACCCCTGCACGGCCACCGTGGTCCCGGCGAGGCCACGCCCCAGCCGGTTCAGGATCTCCTGGGTTACGATCATCACCCCGCGGCCGGTGGCCTCCCGGCGCCCGCGGGCCCCGCCCACCGCGAGGTCCTTGCCGGTGACGATGGCGTACATCGGCTCGCCCCGGAGGACGGTGGCGGTGTCCATGATCCAGTTCATGATCCGGGCGCTCGTGTTCACGTCCGGGGCAGGGATGTCGTGCTGGGGGCCGATGAGGGGGAGGATCATCGCCGTGTACCGCCGGGTCAGGCGCTCAAGCTCCCCTTCCGAGAGGGTGGTTGGATCGCACACGATCCCGCCCTTGCCCCCACCGAGCGGGATGTCCACCACCGCGCACTTCCACGTCATCCATCCCGCCAGCGCCTTGACCTCGTCCAGCGTCACCCCGGGGTGGTAGCGGATGCCCCCCTTGCACGGCCCTCGGGCCGAGGAGTGCTGCACCCGGTAGCCGGTGAACACCGTGATCCCCCCGTGGTCCATGCGCACCGGCACGGATACCTCCAACACCCGCTCCGGGCGCTTGACCATCTCCAGCAAGTCCACGGGGAGGCGGAGCTTCTCGCCGGCCAGGCCCACCTGGGTCCGGAACATCTCGTACGGGTTGACCTCGGTGGCCTTGAGGGCGCGCTCCACCGTGGCTTGCGCTTGTCCAGCCTTATCGGACGTCATCGTTCGCACCTCCTCGACGGAAAGCCTAGAGGCGCAGTAGGCAATTCACATTGCCACTCAGGAGGAATGAGCGCTTCCTTTTTGCATGAACAGGCGCGTGTTCATGCCCGCCAGGGGTTACAGCATGGCGAGAAGCAAACATCGATATGACAAGCAATTCGTGATCAATTGACGGATATCGATGCCCCCAGATGATCACCTTTGCCTTGTGGATTGGGGGAGAGCAGGGTGCCACATTGCCGAGAAATCACTTGTCAGTCTAGGTTTCGGTGGGCCTGGGTTTGGGGCATCGTTGGCAGGTCATGGCTGGACGAAGACAGCGGCTGCTCGCCGAGCTCCAGGCCCTCCCGGGAACGCTCGAGGTCCACTACGGCGCGGGGGAGCTGATCTTTCAGGAAGGCGCGTTCGCGGCCGGGGTGTACGTGGTGGCCGAGGGGTTGGTGATACGGGGAGGTTACGTGCTCGGCACCTCCCAACCGGTGGGGGTGGCCGGGCCGGGGGACCTCCTTGGGGTCGAGGCGTGGCGGTTGGACATCCCCCCTCGGTATTGGGGGTTCGCCCGGGCATTGACCGCGGCGATCCTCAGGTTCGCCCCTGCCGGCGTGTGGAACGAGGCCTTGGCGGAGGAGCAATTTCGGGAGCTGGTCCTGTCTAGCCTGGCCGAGAGCGTGCTGGACTGGCATGCCCTCGCCTTGTACCGGGAGCACGCGGAACGGGTGCTGGCGTGGTTCCTGATGCGGTGGGGCGAGGACGATGGAGACCAGGTGCGCCTGCCCGTGTCCACGACCCTTCTCGCCTCCCTCCTGGGCCTCTCCCGGCACACCGTCCGGCAAGCCTTGACCCAGCTTGCCAGGATGGGGGTGGTGGAGCAGGCGGAGGGGGAGATCGTAGGGGACCGGGATCGGTTGCGCACGGTCCTGGGAGAAGCGGCGCTTATAGGGTCTCCTCGATGATGTGCAGGTAAAGCTCGGGGGTCCGCGCCAGCTCATCGAGCTTTTCCTTGGACAGGATCTTGATCCCCGAGCGGTGCGTTTGGATCAGGCCCCGCTCGCGGAACCGGCGCAGCATGCGCATCAAGGTCTCCACCGACACCCCGAGGAGCTCGGCCATCGTCTGCCGGGTGATGGGAAGATCGAGGAGCACCGAGCCATCGGTGTTCAGGGTCCCGTACTTGTTGGCCAGGGCCAAAAGCAGGAGGGCGAGGTTCCGATCGGCGGACTCGGTGGCCTCGCGGGTGAGCTTGAACTCGAGCATCGCCACCTCCCGGCCGAACCACCGGCATAGGTCGAACAGGGCCTGGGGGTGATGCTGGAGGAACGCCCGGAACCGGGCGGTGTCGAAGAAGAGGAGGGTGGACTCGACGATGGTCCGGGCAAACTGGAGGTTCACCGGCTCGCGGCCCAGGAAGAACGGCTCCAGGCCGTACCACTCCCCCGGGGTGAGGAACCGCAAGACCCGCTTCTCATGGGTCTTGGGCGCGTACTTGCCGATGTACAAGAGCCCCTGACACACCACGTATACCCCGGAGCAGTAGGAGCTCTCCTGGGCGATGAGCTCATCGGCGTCGAACCGGAGCACGAGGGCCAGGCGTTCGAGCGCTCCCCGTTCCTCATCGGTCAGACTGGGGAAGGCCTTGGCCAGGCAGCTGGCCGGGGATTCCTTGAGCGTGATCTTGGGCATGGTTATGTCGCTTGAATTCTAATACCTGTCGTGGGTTTACACCACGCGGAAGGAAAGAGGGGCGCTCGCGAGCGCCCCCCACGATGGCCCTCGGCCGTCCCTACGCTAGGCCCAGCCCCGCAGCTTCACCGCCTCCGCCACCCTGGATACGGCCACGAGGTAGGCCCCGAGACGGTTGTGGACCTTGTGCCCTTGGGCGGTGTTATGTACGGCGTGGAACGCCGTTGTCATCTTCTGGTCCAGGCGCTTGTAGACCTCGGCCTCGTCCCAGTAGTAGTTGTACGCGTTCTGCACCTGCTCGAAGTAGGATACGGTCACCCCACCCGCGTTGCACAGGAAGTCGGGAATCACGTAGACCTTGTTCTTGTGGAGGATCTGGTCCGCCTCTGGGGTTGTGGGGCCGTTGGCGAGTTCGGCCACGATGCGCGCCTTGATGCGGGGGGCATTGGCGGCGGTGATCTGGTTCTCAAGCGCGGCCGGGATCAGCACCGTCACAGGGAGCTCCAGGATCTCCGCGTTGGTGATGCCTTTGGCCCCGGGGAAGCCGACCACCGAAGGAGTTCCTGTCCCAGGCTATGGGCGTACTGCCCGGCGTTGCCGTAGCCTTGAATGGCGGCGGTGGCCCCGGCGAGGGGGATGTCCAGAGCCTTCCCCGCCTCGCGGATGCAGTACATGCCACCCCTGGCGGTGGCATCGCCCCGGCCGGCGGACCCGCCCAGGGGGAGGGGCTTCCCGGTGATCACACCCGGGGCGCGGTGCCCGGTGATCGTCTCGTACTCGTCGAGCATCCACGCCATGACCTGGGGGTTGGTGTACACGTCCGGGGCGGGGACGTCGACGTCGGGGCCGATGTAGTGGCCCAACGCGCGGATGTACCCCCGGGCGAGGCGCTCCAGCTCCCACGGGCTCATCTCCTTGGGGTTGCACGCCACCCCTCCCTTCCCGGTTGTACTGGACCCGGAACCCCTCGAACACCCGGACCGCGCCACCGTCCATCCGCACCGGGATCCGTACGTGGAACTCGCGCATCGGCCAGCGCAAAAGCTCGTGCAGATCAGGGTCCAAGTCGAGGAATCGGGCCGCTTCATCGAGCTGACGCTGGGCGATCGTAAACGGGTTCAAGCTGGTCTTCATGCCGATCTCCATGCTTCCTCCTCCCTTGGCTGAGTGGGGCGCCACCGTGCCCCGCCTCGGCGCGATCTTAGAGGATGTCATGGCTTTTGCCAAGGCATTGTTCGCAAAGAAGACACGATAATGCCGTCATTCGAAAGGATCATGGGGCGGAATCGGCCATGGTGGTAACGTATTCTGGGAAGGGAGGGCCGATCGGCTACGCGGCGGCGATGGGAGGTCCGGGTTTCCGCCCGGCGCGCCCCTTGGCGAGGTAGCGGTGGATCGCGTAGGCGGCCCGCTTGCCCGCGCCCATCGCCGAGATGACCGTCGCCGCGCCGGTGACGATGTCCCCTCCCGCGAACACGCCCTCCCGGCTCGTGCACCCGTCCTCGTCGGCGACGATCGTGCCCTCCCGGGCCACGTCCAGGCCCGGCGTGGTCCGGGGGACGAGCGGATGGGGTTCGTTCCCGATGGCGATGACCGCTGTGTCCACGGGGAGGACGAAGTTGGAGCCGGCCACCGGTACCGGCCGGCGGCGGCCGGACTCGTCCGGTTCCCCGAGCTCCATGCGGATACATTCCACATCCACCACCCGGCCGTTCTCCCCCAGGAACCGCACCGGGTTCACCAGGGTGTGGAACTCGATGCCTTCCTCCTTGGCGTGGTGGACCTCCTCGGCGCGGGCCGGCATCTCCGCCTCGGTGCGGCGGTACAGGATCATCACCTGCTCCGCCCCCAGGCGCAGCGCGGTGCGGGCGGCGTCCATGGCCACGTTCCCCCCGCCCACCACCGCCACCCGCTTCCCGATCTTGACCGGGGTGTCGTACTCCGGGAACAGGTACGCGCGCATCAGGTTGACCCGGGTCAGGAACTCGTTGGCGGAGTAGATCCCGATCAGGTTCTCCCCGGCCACCCCGAGGAACTTGGGGAACCCGGCCCCGGTGCCCACGAACGCCGCCGCGTACCCATCGGCCAGGAGCTCGTCGATGGTCAGGGTGCGGCCGACGACCACGTTGACCTGGATCTCGACCCCCATCCGGTTGAGGCCCTCGATCTCCGCCCCGACGATGCGTTTGGGGAGGCGGAACTCGGGGATCCCGTACATCAGCACCCCGCCCGGCTCGTGCAACGCCTCGAACACGGTCACCGCGTGCCCGAGGCGCCGGAGGTCGGCGGCGCAGGTCAGTCCGGCCGGACCTGACCCGATGACCGCCACCCGGAACCCGGTCGGGTCGCCGACCCGGGGAATCGAAACGCCGTTCTCGTACTCCCAGTCAGCGACGAACCGCTCCAGGCGTCCGATCGCCACCGGTTCGAACCTGCGCCCGAGGGTGCACGGGGCCTGGCATTGGGTCTCCTGGGGGCACACCCGGCCGCAGATCGCGGGGAGGTTGTTCGTCTCCTTGATCGTGGCGATGGCGCCGCGGAAGTCGCCGTCGCGGATCTCGCGGATGAACTTCGGGATGTCGACGTTGACCGGACATCCCTTGACGCACGGGGCGTTCTTGCACTGGAGGCAGCGCGCCGCTTCCTCCAACGCCTCGTCGGGGGTGTACCCAAGAGGGACCTCGTCGAAGTTGTGGATGCGGGCTTTCGGGTCCTGTTCGCGCATCGGCACTTGGGTCGGGCGGATCACCGGGCCACCCCCTTCGCCGCGAGGTACCGCTCCAGGGCGCACCGCTCCTCGTCCTTGAACGTCCCCAGCCGGGCGAGGAGGAGGTCCCAGTTCACCTGGTCCCCGGGGAACTCGGGGCCGTCCACGCACGCGAACCGGCTCTCTCCTTTCACCTCTACCCGGCATCCGCCGCACATCCCGGTGCCGTCGATCATGATCGAGTTCAGGGACACGGTGATGGGGACCCCGAACTCCCGGCAGACTTGGGTGCAGAACTTCATCATGATCGCCGGGCCGATCGCCCATACGTGGTCCACCCGCCGCGCTTGGAGCACCTCCTGGAGCGCGGCGGGGGTCACGCCTTTCTTGCCGAAGCTGCCGTCGTCGGTGGTCACGATGAGCTGATCGGAGACCTGCCCCAGCCGGTCCAGCCAGAACAGGAGTTCTTTGGTGCGGGCGCCGGCGATGGCGATCACCTCGTTGCCCGCGTCGTGGAGGGCGCGGGCGATGGGGTAGATCGGGGCGATCCCGACCCCGCCCCCCACGCAGACCACGGTCCCGTAGGCCATGATCTCCGACGGGGTGCCCAAGGGGCCGGCCACGTCGCGGATGGCGTCGCCGACCGCGAACTCCTCCCCGAGCTCGCGGGTGCTCTTGCCCACCTCCTGCACGACCAGGGTGATCGTCCCGCTCGCGCTGTCCCAGTCGGCGAGGGTGAGGGGGATCCGCTC
Proteins encoded in this window:
- a CDS encoding nitroreductase family protein encodes the protein MDVTEAIKRRRSVRKYTGDPVTEDDVRTVLTAAIWAPSAGNAQPWRFIVVRDRALREGLVGAAHGQRFLAEAPLVIVVCADLLRAQRAYGERGVTLYCLQDTAAAIQNMLLAATSLGLGSCWVGAFDEAKASELLGLPSGLRPVALIPLGRFKEPSPPRERRPLTEVVEYR
- a CDS encoding HAD family hydrolase, with translation MAIRAALIDMDGTIWVSPVRMAEVRRELGLPEDGRPLLVQLAELPPEEQARGIQVLRRHEARAVALGALRPGTGELLAFLRGRGVKCVLVTNNSRESATAVLARSGLPFNLVFTRDNGPMKPAPAAFLQPLEELGVLPAEAVVIGDSHFDLIAAHEAGIAQVILVRPEEWMRPFFPPEASYHEVQDLAEARDLLARWVP
- a CDS encoding nucleotidyltransferase domain-containing protein codes for the protein MLLGPTFRAVYIYGSTLENRARPASDVDIIVWVQRKTDTVESLLRRLDHLLASGYRTLAGCEHPEHLFDFHLVDDADVELGRGYGAVVRSVWTAPMCLWRR
- a CDS encoding Glu/Leu/Phe/Val dehydrogenase, whose protein sequence is MTSDKAGQAQATVERALKATEVNPYEMFRTQVGLAGEKLRLPVDLLEMVKRPERVLEVSVPVRMDHGGITVFTGYRVQHSSARGPCKGGIRYHPGVTLDEVKALAGWMTWKCAVVDIPLGGGKGGIVCDPTTLSEGELERLTRRYTAMILPLIGPQHDIPAPDVNTSARIMNWIMDTATVLRGEPMYAIVTGKDLAVGGARGRREATGRGVMIVTQEILNRLGRGLAGTTVAVQGFGNVGSVAALLLHESGAKVVGVSDVSGALHSPNGLNIPELVDYVAHSPKHLIAGYTAPGVEEIPGPEVLTLDVDVLIPAALEGQITEDNAARIRAKVIVEGANGPTTPEADVILEEQGRVVVPDILANAGGVVVSYFEWVQNLQSFYWEEGETNDRLSRIMRRAFQAVWDYARERGVSLRTAAFMLGLERVVQAIRLRGIFP
- a CDS encoding Crp/Fnr family transcriptional regulator translates to MAGRRQRLLAELQALPGTLEVHYGAGELIFQEGAFAAGVYVVAEGLVIRGGYVLGTSQPVGVAGPGDLLGVEAWRLDIPPRYWGFARALTAAILRFAPAGVWNEALAEEQFRELVLSSLAESVLDWHALALYREHAERVLAWFLMRWGEDDGDQVRLPVSTTLLASLLGLSRHTVRQALTQLARMGVVEQAEGEIVGDRDRLRTVLGEAALIGSPR
- a CDS encoding Crp/Fnr family transcriptional regulator codes for the protein MPKITLKESPASCLAKAFPSLTDEERGALERLALVLRFDADELIAQESSYCSGVYVVCQGLLYIGKYAPKTHEKRVLRFLTPGEWYGLEPFFLGREPVNLQFARTIVESTLLFFDTARFRAFLQHHPQALFDLCRWFGREVAMLEFKLTREATESADRNLALLLLALANKYGTLNTDGSVLLDLPITRQTMAELLGVSVETLMRMLRRFRERGLIQTHRSGIKILSKEKLDELARTPELYLHIIEETL
- the gltA gene encoding NADPH-dependent glutamate synthase, yielding MREQDPKARIHNFDEVPLGYTPDEALEEAARCLQCKNAPCVKGCPVNVDIPKFIREIRDGDFRGAIATIKETNNLPAICGRVCPQETQCQAPCTLGRRFEPVAIGRLERFVADWEYENGVSIPRVGDPTGFRVAVIGSGPAGLTCAADLRRLGHAVTVFEALHEPGGVLMYGIPEFRLPKRIVGAEIEGLNRMGVEIQVNVVVGRTLTIDELLADGYAAAFVGTGAGFPKFLGVAGENLIGIYSANEFLTRVNLMRAYLFPEYDTPVKIGKRVAVVGGGNVAMDAARTALRLGAEQVMILYRRTEAEMPARAEEVHHAKEEGIEFHTLVNPVRFLGENGRVVDVECIRMELGEPDESGRRRPVPVAGSNFVLPVDTAVIAIGNEPHPLVPRTTPGLDVAREGTIVADEDGCTSREGVFAGGDIVTGAATVISAMGAGKRAAYAIHRYLAKGRAGRKPGPPIAAA
- a CDS encoding sulfide/dihydroorotate dehydrogenase-like FAD/NAD-binding protein — encoded protein: MNKVMDKRALGPGIVEFTVAAPLIARKARAGQFVVVRAHERGERIPLTLADWDSASGTITLVVQEVGKSTRELGEEFAVGDAIRDVAGPLGTPSEIMAYGTVVCVGGGVGIAPIYPIARALHDAGNEVIAIAGARTKELLFWLDRLGQVSDQLIVTTDDGSFGKKGVTPAALQEVLQARRVDHVWAIGPAIMMKFCTQVCREFGVPITVSLNSIMIDGTGMCGGCRVEVKGESRFACVDGPEFPGDQVNWDLLLARLGTFKDEERCALERYLAAKGVAR